A stretch of the Bacillus licheniformis DSM 13 = ATCC 14580 genome encodes the following:
- the opuAA gene encoding glycine/proline betaine ABC transporter ATP-binding protein OpuAA, with amino-acid sequence MNSDEKRIKIKVEKVSKVFGKNTKKATQLLADGKTKKEILKETGATVGVNQADFSVYEGEIFVIMGLSGSGKSTLVRLLNRLIEPTAGHVHIDGDMITNMSKDQLREIRRKKISMVFQKFALFPHKTILENTEYGLELQKVDKRKRRLKAMESLKLVGLEGYEQQYPDQLSGGMQQRVGLARALTNDPDILLMDEAFSALDPLIRKDMQDELLDLHESVGKTIIFITHDLDEALRIGDRIALMKDGNIVQIGTPEEILMNPSNEYVEKFVEDVDLSKVLTAGHIMKRAETVRVDKGPRVALTLMKNLGISSIYAVDKHNRLLGSVDAETAKKAAEKSQTLESVISREITTVEENVVLTDIFELVSDASIPIAVVDEKQRMKGIIVKGALIGALAGNDRYINAHEPAHEAVIQEVR; translated from the coding sequence ATGAATTCAGACGAAAAGCGAATCAAGATAAAAGTAGAAAAAGTGTCCAAAGTGTTTGGAAAGAATACAAAGAAAGCAACGCAGCTGCTTGCCGATGGCAAAACCAAAAAAGAAATTCTGAAAGAAACCGGGGCGACCGTCGGGGTGAACCAAGCAGATTTTAGCGTGTATGAAGGTGAGATATTTGTCATCATGGGTCTATCAGGGAGCGGTAAATCAACCTTGGTGCGGCTTTTAAACCGTTTGATTGAACCGACTGCAGGACATGTGCACATAGATGGTGACATGATAACAAATATGTCCAAAGACCAGCTTCGGGAAATCCGCCGAAAAAAAATCAGCATGGTCTTTCAAAAATTCGCTCTGTTTCCGCACAAAACAATTCTTGAAAACACAGAGTACGGATTGGAACTGCAAAAAGTGGATAAAAGAAAACGCCGGCTAAAAGCTATGGAATCATTAAAGCTTGTCGGGCTTGAAGGGTATGAACAGCAATATCCGGATCAGCTGAGCGGCGGGATGCAGCAGCGCGTCGGGCTTGCCCGCGCATTGACGAACGATCCGGACATTCTGCTGATGGACGAAGCGTTCAGCGCGCTTGACCCCCTGATTCGCAAGGATATGCAGGATGAACTCCTCGATTTGCATGAATCAGTAGGAAAAACGATTATTTTCATCACCCATGATCTTGATGAAGCGCTGAGAATCGGCGATCGAATCGCATTGATGAAAGACGGAAACATCGTTCAAATCGGTACGCCGGAAGAGATCTTAATGAACCCGTCGAACGAATATGTTGAAAAATTCGTTGAAGATGTCGACTTATCTAAAGTGCTGACGGCCGGCCACATTATGAAACGGGCTGAAACCGTGCGCGTAGACAAAGGGCCGCGCGTTGCACTGACGCTGATGAAAAACCTGGGGATCTCCTCGATTTATGCTGTTGACAAACACAATAGGCTCCTCGGCTCCGTCGATGCTGAAACAGCGAAGAAAGCAGCCGAAAAAAGCCAGACGCTGGAGAGCGTCATCTCAAGAGAAATCACAACCGTAGAAGAGAATGTTGTCCTGACGGATATCTTTGAATTGGTCTCTGATGCCAGCATTCCGATTGCTGTCGTCGATGAAAAACAGCGGATGAAAGGGATCATCGTCAAAGGCGCATTAATCGGAGCGCTTGCCGGAAATGACCGGTATATTAATGCTCATGAACCAGCCCATGAAGCTGTTATTCAGGAGGTGAGATAA
- a CDS encoding ABC transporter permease encodes MFTLSSLPRIPLADWIDQFVDWLTVSFGGVFNGIASGVESFVDEIVQGLGFVPPVMLTVIFAALVWLISKRGIALFTLIGFFIIDYLGYWDAMLQTLALVVTSVLISVIIGIPVGIWGSQKKTVRRVVTPILDLMQTMPAFVYLLPAIFFFNIGVVPGVVASVIFAMPPTIRMTILGIQQVPEDLIEATEAFGSTTSQRLFKVQLPLATKTILAGINQSIMLALSMVVIASMVGAPGLGEEVYRAVTQLQTGTGVETGLAIVIIAIVLDRVTQNIKLKKSRGNA; translated from the coding sequence ATGTTTACTTTATCATCGCTTCCCCGCATTCCTTTAGCCGATTGGATCGATCAGTTTGTTGACTGGCTGACGGTGTCGTTCGGCGGTGTATTTAACGGAATTGCCAGCGGAGTGGAATCGTTTGTTGATGAGATTGTCCAAGGGCTGGGTTTTGTTCCGCCGGTTATGTTGACCGTTATTTTTGCCGCGCTCGTCTGGCTGATCAGCAAAAGAGGCATTGCGCTGTTTACTTTAATCGGATTTTTTATCATTGATTATTTAGGATATTGGGACGCCATGCTCCAGACATTGGCGCTTGTCGTCACATCCGTTCTGATTTCTGTCATTATCGGCATTCCGGTCGGAATCTGGGGCTCCCAAAAGAAAACGGTTCGGAGAGTCGTTACGCCCATCCTTGACTTAATGCAGACAATGCCGGCATTCGTTTATTTACTTCCGGCCATCTTCTTTTTCAATATCGGGGTTGTGCCGGGTGTTGTCGCTTCCGTTATCTTTGCGATGCCTCCGACAATCCGGATGACGATCTTAGGGATCCAGCAGGTGCCTGAAGATCTGATTGAAGCTACAGAAGCATTTGGTTCAACGACAAGCCAGCGGCTCTTTAAAGTGCAGCTGCCGCTCGCGACGAAAACCATTCTGGCCGGTATCAATCAAAGCATCATGCTTGCTTTGTCAATGGTCGTTATTGCATCAATGGTAGGCGCGCCCGGACTCGGAGAAGAAGTTTACCGGGCTGTGACCCAGCTGCAAACGGGTACCGGTGTAGAAACCGGACTTGCGATTGTTATTATTGCGATCGTACTTGACCGGGTTACACAAAATATAAAATTGAAAAAGAGCAGGGGGAATGCATAA
- the gcvPB gene encoding aminomethyl-transferring glycine dehydrogenase subunit GcvPB: MNNQDQSLIFEVSKEGRVGYSLPELDVPETDVTDVIDEAYIRDEPADLPEVSELDIMRHYTALSRRNHGVDSGFYPLGSCTMKYNPKINEKIARIPGFSAIHPLQDEATVQGALELLYDLSEHLEEITGMDEVTLQPAAGAHGEWTGLMMIRAFHEANGDHKRTKVIVPDSAHGTNPASATVAGFETVTVKSNDDGLVDLEDLKRVVDEETAALMLTNPNTLGLFEENILEMAEIVHSAGGKLYYDGANLNAVLSKARPGDMGFDVVHLNLHKTFTGPHGGGGPGSGPVGVKKELIPYLPKPVLVKKDGRYTFDHDRPHSIGRVKPYYGNFGINVRAYTYIRSMGPDGLKEVTENAVLNANYMMRKLAPYYDLPFDRHSKHEFVLSGRRQKKLGVRTLDIAKRLLDFGFHPPTIYFPLNVEECIMIEPTETESKETLDAFIDTMIQIAKEAEETPEVVQEAPHTTVVKRMDETKAARKPVLRYEK, translated from the coding sequence ATGAATAATCAGGATCAATCGCTTATTTTTGAAGTATCAAAAGAAGGGCGGGTCGGCTACAGCCTTCCTGAGCTTGACGTCCCTGAAACAGATGTGACAGACGTCATTGACGAAGCGTATATCAGAGACGAACCGGCAGATCTCCCCGAAGTGTCCGAGCTTGATATTATGCGCCATTATACGGCTTTATCTAGGCGCAACCACGGAGTGGATTCGGGATTTTATCCGCTCGGTTCGTGCACGATGAAGTACAATCCGAAGATTAACGAAAAAATCGCGAGAATCCCTGGATTTTCTGCGATCCATCCGCTCCAGGATGAAGCGACCGTGCAGGGTGCGCTGGAACTTTTGTACGACTTGAGCGAGCATTTGGAAGAGATCACAGGAATGGATGAGGTCACCCTTCAGCCGGCTGCCGGCGCGCACGGCGAGTGGACCGGGCTGATGATGATCCGCGCGTTCCATGAGGCAAACGGCGATCATAAAAGGACGAAGGTTATTGTTCCTGATTCGGCCCACGGTACAAATCCGGCGTCTGCGACTGTTGCCGGATTTGAAACGGTCACCGTCAAATCGAATGACGACGGCCTTGTTGATCTGGAAGATTTAAAGCGTGTCGTAGACGAAGAAACTGCCGCGTTAATGCTGACCAATCCAAATACGCTCGGCCTTTTTGAGGAAAATATTTTAGAAATGGCTGAAATCGTCCATAGTGCCGGAGGAAAGCTGTACTATGACGGAGCGAACCTCAACGCCGTACTCAGCAAAGCAAGGCCGGGTGACATGGGATTCGACGTCGTCCATTTGAATCTTCACAAAACCTTTACGGGACCGCACGGAGGCGGAGGACCTGGGTCAGGTCCTGTCGGCGTTAAGAAGGAATTGATACCGTATTTGCCGAAGCCGGTGCTTGTGAAAAAAGACGGACGCTATACTTTTGACCATGACCGTCCGCATTCGATCGGCAGGGTGAAACCTTACTACGGAAACTTCGGGATCAATGTGAGGGCATATACGTACATTCGTTCAATGGGGCCGGACGGGCTCAAAGAAGTGACGGAAAACGCCGTTTTAAATGCGAATTATATGATGAGAAAGCTTGCTCCTTACTACGATCTGCCGTTTGACCGACACTCCAAGCACGAATTTGTGCTGTCGGGAAGGCGCCAGAAAAAGCTGGGAGTCAGAACGCTTGACATTGCAAAGCGCCTTTTGGACTTCGGCTTCCATCCGCCGACCATCTATTTCCCGCTCAATGTCGAGGAATGCATCATGATTGAACCGACAGAAACAGAGTCGAAAGAAACGCTCGATGCGTTTATCGATACGATGATCCAGATCGCAAAAGAAGCGGAGGAAACGCCTGAAGTCGTTCAGGAAGCACCGCATACAACCGTTGTGAAACGCATGGATGAAACAAAAGCTGCGCGGAAGCCCGTGCTGCGCTATGAAAAATGA